In Idiomarina sp. PL1-037, a single genomic region encodes these proteins:
- a CDS encoding type II toxin-antitoxin system RelE/ParE family toxin, producing MKIIWSPLALERVEDIAWYIAEDNPAAAVHWVDDLFATVERLADFPKSGRMVPEVGSSRIRELIFGSYRVIYSIKDQVDVLTVRRSSQLLRMSELGEE from the coding sequence ATGAAGATTATCTGGTCCCCGCTTGCGCTGGAGCGTGTAGAGGACATTGCTTGGTATATTGCAGAAGATAATCCGGCGGCTGCGGTACATTGGGTTGATGATTTATTTGCCACGGTTGAGCGGTTAGCTGATTTTCCTAAAAGTGGACGCATGGTTCCTGAGGTGGGCTCATCTCGCATCAGGGAGCTGATATTTGGATCGTATCGGGTTATTTACAGCATCAAAGATCAGGTTGATGTTCTGACTGTGCGTCGTAGTAGTCAGCTATTGCGAATGTCCGAGCTTGGTGAGGAGTAA
- a CDS encoding type II toxin-antitoxin system Phd/YefM family antitoxin: MSRVRVDEDIRPLSEFRAGVATFVKQLHETRRPMVLTQRGRGVAVLVDVHEYEKMQQRLEILEEVYKAEEQIASGNGISHEDAKARVLSRLAQ, from the coding sequence ATGTCAAGGGTTCGAGTAGATGAAGATATCCGCCCTCTGTCTGAATTTCGTGCAGGGGTAGCCACATTCGTAAAGCAGCTTCATGAAACCCGTCGCCCTATGGTGCTGACACAAAGAGGTCGAGGCGTTGCAGTGCTGGTGGATGTTCACGAATATGAGAAGATGCAACAACGTCTGGAAATACTAGAAGAGGTGTACAAGGCGGAAGAACAGATTGCTTCCGGGAATGGTATTTCGCATGAAGATGCGAAGGCTCGGGTTTTGAGTAGGCTTGCTCAATGA
- a CDS encoding DUF4269 domain-containing protein yields the protein MNSKIARANKALEESGVLIKLNAYSPEVVSTIFVSLDTRESDIDIVCTYQEQEAFIETFESAYSGYEAYSMRPRKDHALGQFHCNQFLIEVYASKTPLESQAAFRHYQVMKRLVKIGGNEFIDRIRQLKESGLKTEPAICRVMGIPGDPYAAVLELENWSEKELNKLLNLAQASL from the coding sequence ATGAATAGCAAAATAGCGCGCGCCAACAAAGCGTTAGAAGAATCAGGAGTTCTGATCAAACTCAACGCATATTCGCCGGAAGTTGTTAGTACGATATTTGTTTCTCTGGATACGAGAGAAAGCGACATCGATATCGTTTGTACGTACCAGGAACAAGAAGCGTTTATTGAGACATTTGAATCGGCATATTCCGGCTATGAAGCTTACAGCATGCGCCCACGCAAAGATCACGCTTTAGGTCAGTTTCACTGTAACCAATTTTTAATTGAAGTCTATGCGTCAAAAACGCCATTGGAGTCGCAGGCTGCATTTCGCCATTATCAAGTGATGAAACGCCTTGTAAAAATCGGGGGCAATGAGTTCATCGACAGGATACGGCAACTTAAAGAAAGCGGTCTCAAAACAGAACCTGCTATTTGTCGGGTTATGGGAATTCCTGGAGACCCCTACGCTGCAGTTCTTGAACTGGAGAACTGGTCTGAAAAGGAGCTTAACAAGTTGCTTAATTTGGCTCAGGCATCTCTTTAG
- a CDS encoding GNAT family N-acetyltransferase — MLFIRPESQKSGIGRKLLISALNHARVETVTVSASLSSVTAYENYGFECSGEVGESAGLVYQPMVLKLNKAMHATSA; from the coding sequence ATGCTTTTTATTCGTCCGGAATCCCAGAAAAGTGGGATTGGAAGAAAGCTGCTTATATCCGCCTTGAATCATGCGAGAGTTGAAACTGTTACCGTCAGCGCGTCGCTATCTTCAGTGACCGCTTATGAAAATTATGGGTTTGAGTGCAGTGGCGAAGTGGGCGAATCGGCAGGCTTGGTTTATCAGCCTATGGTGCTCAAACTTAACAAGGCAATGCACGCGACAAGCGCGTGA
- a CDS encoding VOC family protein, translating to MNLTKINYIELPARSLEATKRFFQQAFGWEFVDYGPEYAAIQNAGIDGGFYQSDLVAQTSSGSALVVLYSKDLEQSLKSVEDAGGKILKPIFDFPGGRRFQFTCPSGNEYAVWSE from the coding sequence ATGAACTTAACTAAAATTAATTACATAGAACTTCCGGCGCGGAGCCTTGAAGCAACCAAGCGCTTCTTTCAGCAAGCTTTTGGCTGGGAGTTTGTGGACTACGGTCCAGAATACGCTGCTATTCAAAATGCCGGAATTGATGGCGGCTTTTACCAATCCGACTTAGTTGCTCAAACGTCGAGCGGCAGTGCGCTGGTGGTTTTATACAGCAAAGACCTTGAGCAAAGCCTGAAAAGTGTCGAGGATGCAGGCGGTAAAATCCTCAAACCTATATTTGATTTTCCCGGTGGTCGACGCTTTCAATTTACTTGCCCTAGCGGCAACGAATACGCAGTATGGTCAGAATAA
- a CDS encoding type II toxin-antitoxin system HipA family toxin, with amino-acid sequence MINTIEVRYKGEPVGALSYNKGDTAARFEYLSEFVEKDIPLAPLTMPAEKGRIYSFPGLNWDTFRGLPGMLADSLPDDFGNAVLNQWVAQQPDRTEPLSPLERLQYTGERGMGALEYHPARKNQTNAKNKDIELESLMRLAQEVLDARKGFRQRTHFDDAADKEMMQALLAVGTSAGGARPKAVLAFNKDFSQVRSGQGLVPEGFEHYLLKFDGVKERDPSQQTFGDPLGYGAMEYVYYLMATQAGIHMMPCHLLDEGNRRHFVTKRFDRIGNEKRHIQTLTAIKHVNYHDIGAFSYEELFQVARQLRLPRADAIDLFRRMVFNHVATNHDDHSKNFGFMLEDKQWRLSPAYDVAFSYKPGNPWVEQHWMSLNGKRSGHTRADFYALADVQLPRVERKEIDAIIDGVINAVSQWRELATEHEVPKALADSIEGHLRLKDFA; translated from the coding sequence GTGATTAATACCATTGAAGTTCGCTACAAAGGCGAGCCTGTCGGTGCCTTAAGTTATAACAAGGGCGACACGGCGGCGCGGTTCGAGTACTTATCTGAATTTGTCGAAAAAGACATTCCGCTGGCGCCTTTAACCATGCCCGCCGAGAAAGGAAGAATTTACTCCTTTCCGGGGTTAAATTGGGATACCTTCAGAGGCCTGCCGGGTATGCTGGCGGATTCTTTGCCCGACGACTTTGGTAATGCGGTACTGAACCAATGGGTTGCGCAACAGCCTGATCGCACCGAGCCTCTGAGCCCGCTTGAGCGGCTTCAGTATACCGGCGAGCGGGGGATGGGCGCTCTTGAGTATCACCCTGCGCGTAAGAATCAAACCAACGCAAAAAATAAAGATATAGAGCTTGAGAGCTTAATGAGACTAGCGCAGGAAGTACTGGATGCACGAAAGGGATTTCGTCAGCGAACACACTTTGACGACGCGGCAGACAAAGAAATGATGCAGGCCTTATTAGCGGTTGGCACCAGCGCCGGTGGCGCAAGGCCGAAAGCGGTGCTGGCGTTTAATAAGGACTTTAGTCAGGTTCGTTCAGGGCAGGGGCTTGTGCCCGAAGGCTTTGAGCATTACTTGCTGAAGTTTGACGGAGTAAAGGAGCGCGACCCTTCTCAGCAAACCTTTGGCGACCCGCTCGGTTACGGTGCCATGGAGTATGTGTATTACTTAATGGCCACGCAAGCCGGCATTCATATGATGCCATGCCACCTGCTGGATGAAGGCAACCGACGCCATTTTGTGACCAAGCGCTTTGACAGAATAGGCAATGAGAAAAGGCATATTCAAACGCTTACGGCTATTAAGCACGTGAACTATCATGACATTGGTGCGTTTTCTTATGAAGAGCTGTTTCAGGTTGCCCGCCAGCTAAGGTTGCCACGGGCGGACGCTATAGACTTGTTTCGCCGTATGGTCTTTAACCATGTAGCGACCAACCACGATGATCACTCTAAGAACTTTGGTTTTATGCTGGAGGACAAGCAATGGCGGTTAAGCCCGGCTTACGACGTTGCCTTTAGCTACAAACCCGGAAACCCCTGGGTAGAGCAGCACTGGATGTCTTTAAATGGCAAGCGCAGCGGGCATACTCGTGCTGACTTTTATGCGCTGGCGGACGTTCAGCTCCCGCGGGTAGAGCGCAAAGAAATAGATGCAATTATTGATGGTGTGATAAACGCGGTGTCTCAGTGGCGGGAGTTAGCCACTGAACATGAGGTGCCTAAAGCGCTTGCCGATTCAATAGAGGGTCATCTCAGGCTGAAAGATTTTGCCTGA
- a CDS encoding helix-turn-helix domain-containing protein yields MDSERVSAIIGQRVRQYRLNQDLTQEDLATLANVSLNAVKSAEGGKSTLPTYVAILQALGHIDNLLAAFPDEGVSPVQLLKSSTKQKKRASGKTRVKPADNEELDW; encoded by the coding sequence ATGGATTCTGAGCGTGTTTCAGCAATCATTGGTCAGCGAGTCAGGCAGTATCGACTGAACCAGGACTTAACTCAGGAGGACTTAGCTACCTTAGCGAATGTCTCACTGAATGCCGTTAAATCTGCCGAGGGTGGTAAAAGCACCTTACCGACTTATGTCGCCATTCTTCAGGCTTTGGGTCATATCGACAATCTACTGGCCGCATTCCCGGACGAGGGCGTTTCTCCTGTGCAACTACTCAAAAGTAGCACCAAACAGAAGAAACGAGCGAGCGGTAAAACACGTGTGAAACCTGCTGACAATGAGGAGCTGGACTGGTGA
- a CDS encoding UvrD-helicase domain-containing protein yields the protein MTQDLDVNYKLIECIDQFKSFYFQAGAGAGKTHALVNIIDYILRKKFLQLRRNNQIVSCVTYTNVAANEIKNRIGSSDVLAVSTIHEMLWNLIQNHQPQLIELHHRKIKDEIQLIETELSNPDIKKLIFYTSLSDEERRILDTFIYESKNTYYRTRNLKSKELKEEYKIYYEEFGEENVKRWLKNVSNFRQLASKIYTLKRLKACSQKITNKEPGYTLVEYDSNYNVDRLYIMKFSHDTLLEYSLQLVQGYPVLRQLILDRSPYFFIDEYQDTSENVISILKLIHEHSEKHKRDWVVGYFGDSSQNIYEDGVGGNLATLHQGLVRIKHEFNRRSHEQIIGIINKIRTDGIEQSRLDKSKSKGLVEFYKLNNKSSKEELESVPHFLEEYKEDLRKSAPKSKITCLVLTNKLMCQLNGFGDIYDAVSSADNIYFDDIKNKLLSNDLNKLHPVIRLILRIVTKFNNINNSKSTYHDIFERSVKNLSFKSANELINNIRSIKPNTLHDLIKNMSDLYESQKDHLGVKEYIESCLGPAKSDLDTYPSIESMIRAQILDLMIAPTFPSDTSIDSNSNEISDDESNAISDEEIDRVNSILGIEIGKWRIWADFVNQKLDKDITYRTYHSTKGEEYENVAVIMGHNFGGSHQGKGKFKKYFEFIALDEHSCMERFTDEDTKKDIENTRHLVYVACSRAEKNLKVLYIDDTSDIEQGIKSIFGEIKEWVYH from the coding sequence ATGACTCAGGATTTAGACGTTAACTACAAACTTATAGAGTGTATTGACCAATTCAAAAGCTTCTACTTTCAAGCGGGGGCAGGAGCCGGAAAAACCCATGCCTTAGTAAATATAATAGATTACATACTGAGAAAAAAATTCTTGCAGCTTAGAAGAAACAACCAAATCGTTTCATGCGTAACTTATACAAACGTAGCTGCTAATGAAATAAAGAACAGAATAGGGAGCTCTGATGTACTAGCGGTGTCTACTATTCATGAAATGCTATGGAATCTGATTCAAAATCATCAGCCTCAACTCATAGAGCTTCACCATCGTAAGATTAAAGATGAGATTCAGTTGATAGAAACAGAGCTATCTAATCCCGACATAAAAAAGCTGATTTTTTACACATCACTAAGCGATGAAGAACGGCGAATTTTGGATACGTTTATATACGAATCTAAGAATACTTACTATCGAACAAGAAACCTTAAGTCGAAAGAGCTAAAAGAGGAGTATAAAATATACTACGAGGAGTTTGGGGAAGAAAATGTAAAAAGATGGTTAAAGAATGTTAGTAATTTTAGACAGTTAGCTAGTAAGATTTACACATTAAAACGACTCAAAGCGTGTAGTCAGAAGATAACGAATAAAGAGCCAGGCTACACACTTGTGGAGTATGATAGCAACTACAATGTAGATAGGCTCTATATAATGAAGTTTAGCCATGATACTCTGCTAGAGTATTCACTTCAGTTGGTCCAAGGCTACCCAGTGCTCAGGCAGCTAATTTTGGATAGATCTCCCTACTTCTTCATTGACGAATATCAAGACACCTCGGAGAATGTTATATCTATTTTGAAATTAATACATGAACACTCAGAAAAGCACAAAAGAGACTGGGTTGTCGGTTATTTCGGAGATTCGTCCCAGAATATTTATGAGGATGGAGTAGGAGGAAACCTTGCCACCCTTCATCAAGGGCTGGTGAGAATAAAGCATGAGTTTAATAGAAGATCACATGAACAAATTATTGGCATTATCAATAAAATTAGAACCGACGGAATAGAACAATCTCGCTTAGATAAATCTAAGTCAAAAGGGTTAGTTGAGTTTTACAAATTAAATAACAAGTCAAGTAAAGAGGAGTTAGAAAGCGTACCCCACTTTTTGGAAGAATATAAAGAGGACCTTAGAAAATCCGCTCCAAAATCTAAGATAACATGCTTGGTTCTAACCAATAAACTAATGTGTCAATTAAATGGGTTTGGAGATATATATGATGCAGTAAGCTCCGCTGACAACATATATTTTGACGATATAAAAAATAAGCTGCTATCTAACGATTTGAATAAGTTACACCCTGTGATTCGATTAATTCTAAGGATAGTGACTAAGTTTAATAATATAAATAATAGCAAGTCTACTTACCATGATATTTTTGAGCGGTCAGTTAAAAATTTGAGTTTTAAATCAGCGAACGAATTAATTAATAATATAAGATCTATAAAACCAAATACCTTACATGACTTAATAAAAAACATGTCGGATCTATATGAATCTCAGAAAGACCATCTTGGCGTTAAAGAATACATAGAGAGCTGTTTAGGACCCGCAAAATCTGATTTGGATACCTATCCGTCTATTGAAAGTATGATAAGAGCTCAGATTCTAGATCTAATGATTGCCCCTACGTTTCCAAGTGATACAAGTATTGATTCTAATAGTAACGAAATCTCCGACGATGAATCAAATGCTATATCTGATGAAGAAATTGATCGAGTGAACTCTATTCTAGGTATTGAGATTGGAAAGTGGCGTATATGGGCTGATTTTGTCAACCAGAAATTAGACAAAGACATTACCTATCGCACTTATCACAGCACTAAAGGTGAGGAATACGAAAATGTTGCAGTAATCATGGGCCACAATTTTGGCGGCAGTCATCAAGGAAAGGGAAAGTTTAAAAAATATTTCGAGTTTATCGCCCTAGACGAGCATAGCTGCATGGAGCGGTTCACAGATGAAGATACCAAGAAGGATATCGAAAATACAAGGCATCTTGTCTATGTAGCATGCTCTAGGGCGGAGAAGAACTTAAAGGTATTGTATATAGATGACACTTCAGATATCGAACAAGGTATAAAATCTATCTTTGGAGAAATAAAGGAGTGGGTTTACCACTAA
- a CDS encoding AAA family ATPase, which yields MHLTSFKIENYRKFGSRRNTIFFVEPNAIRPEDEKVDATSDVAASTTLIIGKNNSGKTTIANALKLICENRQPRAADFNISYIKSLLDSYKKSNFNVKNLPELSFTLVAHIETGSNDLIANLDEFVTIENSENPQKEVEISVKIVISESLAYLEAVQKLIKFYKEKKLEESKLISMFESLLNQESDFFDFETHKKNLFKTKLLNSYGQESKKFQFKDLINLREIKANRHLKDDVLTEVFNKIIKFQFDNDKESKDKLSEEIEKVNENLTQTVNGKNKNVSKVLREIENTNKVDLGLTGNVTYERIVKGLIKYNFSDDEDLIPEEQFGLGYVNLLNIIGEIIHYIDSYKSGSQNSRINLLFIEEPEAFMHPQMQEFFIKRIDAAVQRALEIANENSDEKKSLNCQIIITTHSSHIVNSKIHSSNSFNNINYLSTKERKVSSIKLNDRVIKNRGQQFSFSSDDLVFLQKHIKYKVSEIFFADAVVFVEGATEEALLKFYIDNDQDLRNNYICIFNINGAHAHVYFPLVRTLKIPTLVITDIDIKRRACEIGQKHKANNRDCDLCGHKKGASDNNSHDYKQISSLQGRETTNNTIITFNQNGKNLDNIKYYERENFKVVFQCSKIHGYYATSLEESFILTNYDNSIVNSSLENIKPKIYSDILGETRDKKNIINSSYKLQSKLARDKNEFTSEILYRSIVQGIDKAPKLPDYIMDGFKWLKEKLTPSRRTEK from the coding sequence ATGCATTTAACAAGCTTTAAAATCGAAAACTACCGTAAATTTGGAAGTAGAAGAAACACTATATTCTTTGTCGAACCTAACGCAATTCGACCTGAAGACGAAAAAGTTGATGCGACGTCTGATGTCGCCGCATCAACGACTTTAATCATTGGGAAAAATAATTCAGGCAAAACAACTATAGCAAACGCTTTAAAGCTTATATGCGAAAACCGACAGCCTCGAGCCGCTGATTTCAATATTAGCTACATAAAAAGCTTATTAGATAGTTATAAAAAGAGTAACTTTAACGTAAAAAACCTACCAGAGCTTTCGTTTACTTTAGTGGCCCATATCGAAACAGGAAGCAATGACTTAATAGCCAACCTAGATGAGTTTGTAACTATAGAAAACAGCGAGAATCCTCAAAAAGAGGTTGAAATATCAGTAAAAATAGTAATATCTGAATCTTTGGCTTACTTAGAAGCAGTTCAAAAGCTAATAAAGTTTTACAAGGAAAAAAAGCTTGAGGAATCGAAACTAATAAGCATGTTCGAAAGTCTCCTAAATCAAGAGTCCGATTTTTTTGACTTTGAAACACACAAAAAAAATCTATTCAAAACTAAGTTACTAAACTCATACGGGCAGGAAAGCAAGAAATTTCAGTTCAAGGACCTTATAAACTTACGAGAAATCAAAGCTAACCGTCACTTAAAAGATGATGTTCTGACGGAGGTATTCAATAAAATAATAAAGTTTCAGTTCGATAACGATAAAGAATCTAAAGACAAGTTAAGTGAAGAAATTGAAAAGGTAAACGAAAATCTAACACAAACTGTCAATGGAAAAAATAAAAATGTATCTAAAGTTTTAAGAGAAATAGAGAACACTAACAAAGTAGATCTAGGTTTAACAGGAAATGTTACATATGAAAGAATAGTCAAAGGATTAATAAAGTATAACTTCTCGGACGATGAGGACTTAATCCCAGAAGAACAGTTTGGACTTGGATATGTAAACTTACTAAATATAATTGGAGAGATAATACATTATATTGATAGTTACAAATCAGGAAGCCAAAATAGCCGAATAAACCTCCTATTCATCGAAGAACCCGAAGCTTTTATGCATCCGCAAATGCAAGAGTTCTTCATAAAAAGAATAGATGCTGCTGTTCAAAGAGCTTTGGAGATTGCAAATGAAAATTCTGATGAAAAGAAGTCTTTAAACTGCCAAATAATAATCACGACTCATTCCTCTCATATAGTAAACAGTAAAATACATAGCTCTAACTCCTTTAACAATATAAATTACTTATCAACAAAAGAAAGAAAAGTTTCTTCTATAAAATTGAATGACAGAGTAATTAAAAATAGAGGACAACAATTCAGTTTCAGTTCAGATGACTTGGTATTTCTGCAAAAGCATATAAAATATAAGGTCTCTGAAATATTTTTCGCTGACGCTGTAGTTTTTGTTGAAGGTGCCACTGAAGAGGCATTATTAAAATTCTACATTGACAATGACCAAGACCTGAGAAATAACTACATCTGTATATTTAACATTAATGGCGCACATGCGCACGTCTACTTTCCTTTAGTAAGAACACTTAAAATTCCCACGTTAGTTATTACCGATATAGATATTAAAAGAAGAGCCTGTGAAATCGGCCAGAAGCATAAAGCCAACAATAGAGATTGTGATTTATGCGGACACAAGAAAGGAGCCAGTGACAATAATAGCCACGATTACAAACAAATTTCCTCATTACAAGGAAGAGAAACAACAAATAATACAATAATAACTTTTAATCAGAATGGAAAAAATCTAGATAACATTAAGTACTATGAACGTGAAAACTTTAAAGTAGTTTTCCAATGCTCAAAGATACATGGTTATTATGCCACTAGCCTTGAAGAGTCTTTTATATTAACTAATTATGATAATTCGATAGTTAACTCTTCACTAGAAAATATCAAGCCTAAAATATATAGTGACATTTTAGGTGAGACAAGGGATAAAAAAAATATTATTAATTCCTCTTATAAGCTTCAGTCAAAGCTAGCGAGAGATAAAAATGAATTTACGAGTGAAATATTATATAGAAGTATAGTTCAAGGCATAGATAAAGCACCAAAATTACCAGATTATATTATGGATGGCTTCAAATGGCTCAAAGAAAAACTTACTCCTTCAAGAAGAACTGAAAAGTAA
- a CDS encoding S41 family peptidase has translation MPIAVLSSEWAVSSGDALLVAFKDKANVRSFGEPLCGMSTANRPFKLSIGSSLNITTAKMASENGTIFGGRIPVDESSSRPVEDVIQ, from the coding sequence ATGCCAATAGCAGTCTTAAGTAGCGAATGGGCGGTAAGCTCAGGCGATGCGTTATTAGTCGCTTTTAAGGATAAAGCTAATGTTCGTTCGTTTGGCGAACCACTTTGTGGCATGTCGACCGCTAATCGACCTTTCAAGCTAAGTATTGGCTCTAGTTTAAATATTACGACAGCTAAGATGGCAAGTGAGAACGGTACAATATTCGGTGGAAGGATTCCAGTTGATGAATCCTCTAGTCGTCCAGTCGAAGATGTGATTCAGTGA